The Candidatus Nanohalovita haloferacivicina genome has a window encoding:
- a CDS encoding response regulator, whose product MPFKSDGVEVIAVDDQEDILELTKLFLERFEEDLEVETTTDPEKVLEDVEEGLYDAVLSDYDMPRITGLDLLEEVREIDEDLPFILYTGKGSEEIAADAVNHGVTDYFRKEAGSDHYQMIAKSLTDAVDKYRNAKEREVFEAIVDNSENPILITDPESEILYVNPALLEVTGYDSEELLGENLSKITPGESYAALYEASEDAKVLEAQDVRGLKKNGDSYSQDQQIIPIKGKDGWPEFYASISDLLEPSETE is encoded by the coding sequence ATGCCATTCAAAAGCGACGGCGTAGAAGTAATTGCAGTCGACGACCAGGAAGACATCCTGGAGCTGACAAAACTATTTCTTGAACGTTTTGAGGAAGATCTCGAAGTAGAGACAACCACAGATCCTGAAAAAGTACTGGAAGACGTAGAGGAAGGCCTTTACGACGCGGTGCTCTCCGACTACGACATGCCTCGAATCACAGGCCTCGATCTTCTGGAAGAAGTCAGAGAGATCGATGAGGACCTGCCTTTCATTCTGTACACGGGAAAAGGCTCTGAGGAGATAGCGGCCGACGCGGTAAACCACGGCGTAACCGACTACTTCAGGAAAGAGGCCGGATCAGACCACTACCAGATGATTGCCAAAAGCCTCACAGATGCAGTAGACAAGTACAGAAACGCAAAGGAAAGAGAAGTGTTCGAGGCCATAGTCGACAACTCGGAAAACCCTATTCTCATCACAGATCCAGAATCCGAGATACTCTACGTAAACCCGGCACTGCTGGAGGTAACAGGATATGATTCAGAAGAACTTCTGGGAGAAAACCTCTCCAAGATCACACCTGGCGAAAGCTACGCTGCACTCTACGAGGCCTCAGAAGACGCAAAAGTACTTGAAGCACAGGACGTACGAGGACTGAAGAAAAACGGCGACTCATACAGCCAGGACCAGCAAATCATCCCGATAAAAGGAAAAGATGGATGGC
- a CDS encoding LamG-like jellyroll fold domain-containing protein, with amino-acid sequence MKTGLKNNRKTAVIAALGLITAITVFSGSGLTGELSSSTLINDGEQPRTATTSDTSTSTSTLNDGLKAYYRFDNVKASRGYSIELDGSDDYLQIPSSDSLNTTGAITVSGWAKFDTTGQSSGLFGRGIYTGSCKGLNPYFIRLNESGSQLVWSLGKDTSCGNFGSRVTDSFSYETGKWYHIAGVWNGSTAPNSQRLYVDGTKVAQGSPGFSNLYKDNTYNVIGYGEQHLDGEVDNVRVYERALSSKEINNLYKGLPVSRNNLILYQRFNEGPNNCDLTTFLNCLEDESTNKNNAEGRGIEDNNLDTGSGWTKETPVNRPSAEDTGRQNTIFFEGGDNEVFFEGGNNGELMDFDFNASSGWTADSKVGEKALKLDGVDDIVRVRDNPDLDFNQEITASVWFKPLEGGNGSTDRSLNLISKRWGGGGYTDIKFELGYNSANQITWTLGVNDEVELLEMTSSETVTPETGWHHAAGTYNTNTNTARIFIDGSMVKEISYTADNITSISTDDMYIGGGDIFNDRYYLNGSIDDARLYSTSLSPSEIQELYNGEPVNDGLVGRWNFESGDGETAYDTYYKSSGVLGGSSIDSGPETYGSGGQVSMNESTVSAWYSKGDLPEKVSSTGRRYATFCLLDTSDDQGLFSIGSTRDGNFIQIQNLSTSGDVVHTRNNTLNRGELWRFPCDDYGPDSAFRINAEYPVSVDYDSMLDARTSDDDWTSRAGEDIWFSMPNDNNEMSITAYRNNTEVTLYNRKDETSQSFTLDKDEFWTCSDCTNSPTLFNIKTNENHPVTVLYGKFDDNSGSEIVAPTRKLYRVSKDYAENGQKIHIAAEKDNTDVDITDYAGNCTTTSTTLNAGEVYSDSCGQGTINLKVNSSKPVSLTLIEAGGDYGPSMYRSSTNNWGIGKEYSITSSNDQGNSISLISLADNNQIDISGSFSYSAELDKYENRYGVGNLPVNEYLKIEAEHPVAVVGDAGSNYEAAMAVLPLPKMNIVEAGESGIGVSKDRTFGFSSGNIISTEGLRTDQWQNLVMTGGSSTSLYIDGRKALNTDISSSAEKGKIRIGRAPGKIDEVRVYDRSLSDSEVQDLLFQ; translated from the coding sequence TATTTACAAATACCTAGTTCCGATAGTCTCAATACAACTGGCGCCATTACAGTTTCTGGATGGGCTAAATTCGATACCACAGGGCAATCATCAGGATTGTTTGGCAGAGGAATCTACACGGGATCATGCAAAGGCCTAAACCCTTACTTCATAAGGTTGAATGAATCTGGAAGCCAGCTCGTGTGGAGTCTGGGAAAGGATACCAGTTGCGGTAACTTTGGTAGTAGGGTTACAGACAGCTTCAGCTACGAAACAGGAAAATGGTATCACATAGCCGGCGTCTGGAACGGCTCCACAGCACCAAACAGCCAGAGACTTTACGTGGACGGCACAAAAGTAGCCCAAGGATCTCCAGGTTTCTCCAATCTTTATAAAGATAATACTTATAACGTTATCGGTTACGGCGAACAGCACCTGGACGGAGAAGTAGACAACGTCAGAGTATATGAAAGAGCGCTATCCTCCAAAGAAATAAACAATCTATACAAAGGCCTTCCTGTCTCTAGAAACAACCTAATCCTCTACCAGCGATTCAACGAAGGTCCTAACAACTGCGACCTTACCACTTTCTTGAACTGCCTCGAAGATGAATCTACGAACAAAAACAATGCAGAGGGCCGCGGCATCGAAGACAATAATCTGGATACAGGTTCAGGATGGACAAAAGAAACACCCGTAAACAGGCCTTCTGCAGAAGATACTGGAAGACAAAATACCATCTTCTTTGAAGGAGGCGACAACGAAGTCTTCTTTGAAGGCGGGAATAACGGAGAATTGATGGACTTTGACTTCAACGCAAGCAGCGGATGGACTGCAGATAGCAAGGTTGGAGAGAAGGCTCTGAAGCTAGATGGTGTTGATGATATAGTCAGAGTTAGAGATAATCCTGACCTGGATTTCAATCAGGAAATTACTGCTTCGGTCTGGTTCAAACCTCTTGAGGGAGGTAATGGCAGCACTGATAGATCTCTCAATCTCATCTCCAAAAGATGGGGTGGAGGCGGATACACCGATATTAAATTTGAGCTGGGATACAATTCCGCCAACCAGATTACATGGACTCTGGGAGTTAACGATGAAGTAGAACTTCTTGAAATGACTTCTTCAGAAACCGTGACTCCTGAAACAGGATGGCACCACGCGGCCGGAACATACAACACCAACACGAACACAGCCAGAATATTTATCGACGGCTCCATGGTGAAAGAAATATCCTACACCGCAGACAATATTACCAGCATAAGCACTGACGACATGTATATCGGAGGTGGCGACATTTTCAACGATAGATACTACCTTAATGGCAGCATTGATGATGCAAGGCTCTACAGCACCTCTCTTTCACCTTCAGAAATACAAGAACTATACAATGGAGAACCTGTCAACGATGGCCTTGTAGGAAGATGGAACTTTGAATCAGGAGATGGGGAGACGGCCTATGATACATACTACAAGAGCTCTGGAGTCCTGGGAGGATCTTCCATTGATTCAGGGCCTGAAACCTATGGTAGCGGCGGCCAGGTTTCTATGAACGAATCTACTGTTTCTGCATGGTACAGCAAAGGCGATCTACCTGAGAAAGTAAGTTCTACAGGCCGAAGATATGCTACTTTCTGTCTTCTAGACACCAGCGATGATCAAGGTCTTTTCAGCATTGGTTCTACACGTGACGGCAACTTTATCCAGATACAGAATCTTTCAACTTCTGGCGACGTAGTTCATACGCGGAATAATACTTTGAACAGAGGAGAGCTCTGGAGGTTCCCTTGCGATGATTACGGGCCTGACTCCGCTTTCAGGATTAACGCTGAGTATCCTGTATCTGTTGACTATGATTCTATGCTGGATGCGAGGACCAGTGACGATGACTGGACTTCGCGGGCCGGAGAAGATATCTGGTTCTCCATGCCTAACGACAACAACGAAATGAGCATCACTGCTTACCGAAATAATACCGAGGTAACACTGTACAACAGGAAGGATGAAACTTCTCAGAGCTTTACACTAGATAAGGACGAGTTCTGGACTTGTTCTGACTGCACGAACAGTCCAACGCTGTTCAACATCAAGACAAACGAAAATCACCCTGTAACAGTTCTTTACGGAAAGTTTGACGACAATTCAGGCTCTGAAATAGTGGCCCCAACCAGAAAGCTGTACAGAGTCTCGAAGGACTACGCCGAAAACGGCCAGAAAATACACATAGCTGCGGAGAAAGACAACACAGATGTAGATATCACAGATTACGCAGGAAACTGCACTACAACATCCACTACACTAAACGCAGGAGAAGTCTACTCCGACTCCTGCGGTCAGGGAACAATCAATCTCAAAGTAAACTCTTCCAAACCTGTCTCCCTAACCTTAATCGAGGCCGGCGGCGACTACGGCCCAAGCATGTATCGCTCATCAACCAACAACTGGGGAATCGGAAAAGAATACAGCATCACCTCAAGCAACGACCAGGGTAACAGCATCAGCCTTATCTCGCTGGCAGACAACAACCAGATCGATATCTCCGGATCCTTCAGCTACTCCGCGGAACTGGACAAATACGAGAACCGATACGGTGTAGGAAACCTTCCTGTAAACGAATACCTCAAAATAGAGGCCGAACACCCGGTAGCAGTTGTAGGTGACGCAGGAAGCAACTACGAGGCCGCAATGGCCGTACTACCGCTACCTAAAATGAATATTGTAGAGGCCGGAGAATCAGGCATCGGAGTCAGCAAGGATAGAACCTTCGGATTCAGCAGCGGCAATATTATCTCAACTGAAGGCCTTCGAACAGACCAATGGCAGAACCTTGTCATGACAGGAGGATCGAGCACCTCTCTATACATTGACGGCCGCAAAGCCCTGAACACAGATATCTCCTCCAGCGCTGAGAAAGGAAAAATCCGGATTGGAAGAGCTCCCGGAAAAATTGACGAAGTCCGTGTGTACGACAGAAGTCTTTCAGACAGCGAAGTCCAAGATCTTCTTTTCCAGTAG